One window from the genome of Mycolicibacterium gadium encodes:
- a CDS encoding acyl-CoA dehydrogenase family protein: MDYFGLDEDERVIAETAAAFAEKRLAPYALEWDESHHFPTDVLREAADLGMAAIYCREDVGGSELRRLDAVRIFEQLAMADPTIASFLSIHNMCAWMVDTYGTDEQRKSWLPRLASMEAIASYCLTEPGAGSDAGALSTRAVRSGNAAGSDWVLDGVKQFISGAGSSDLYVVMARTGGNGPRGISAFLVEKNTPGLSFGAQEAKMGWNAQPTAQVIFDGVRVSADAMLGGADGEGTGFGIAMNGLNGGRINIAACSLGGAQAAHDKARSYLADRQAFGGSLLDEPTIRFALADMATALQASRTLLWRAASALDENHPEKVELCAMAKRYVTDSCFDVADQALQLHGGYGYLREYGLEKIVRDLRVHRILEGTNEIMRVVIGRAEAARARAS, translated from the coding sequence ATGGACTACTTCGGGCTGGACGAAGACGAACGCGTGATCGCCGAGACGGCGGCCGCGTTCGCCGAGAAGCGCCTCGCGCCTTACGCATTGGAATGGGACGAGAGCCACCACTTCCCCACTGACGTGTTGCGGGAGGCCGCCGATCTCGGGATGGCCGCGATCTACTGCCGAGAGGATGTCGGCGGCAGCGAGCTACGGCGCCTGGACGCGGTGCGGATCTTCGAGCAGCTGGCGATGGCCGACCCCACGATCGCGTCGTTTCTGTCGATTCACAACATGTGCGCGTGGATGGTCGACACGTACGGCACCGACGAACAGCGCAAGTCATGGTTACCGCGGCTGGCCTCCATGGAGGCGATCGCCAGTTACTGTCTCACCGAGCCGGGCGCCGGATCGGATGCCGGCGCGTTGAGCACCAGAGCTGTCCGAAGCGGGAACGCCGCCGGATCAGACTGGGTGCTCGATGGTGTCAAACAGTTCATCTCCGGGGCCGGTTCCTCAGATCTGTACGTGGTCATGGCCCGTACCGGCGGTAACGGCCCCCGCGGCATCTCCGCGTTCCTCGTCGAAAAGAACACGCCGGGGCTGAGTTTCGGCGCGCAAGAAGCGAAGATGGGTTGGAACGCCCAACCGACCGCACAGGTGATCTTCGATGGTGTGCGGGTGTCCGCGGACGCGATGCTCGGCGGCGCCGACGGTGAGGGCACCGGCTTCGGCATCGCGATGAATGGGCTCAACGGCGGCCGAATCAACATCGCCGCATGCTCGCTCGGTGGCGCGCAGGCCGCTCACGACAAGGCGCGCAGCTATTTGGCGGACCGGCAGGCGTTCGGCGGTTCACTGCTCGACGAGCCCACCATCCGGTTCGCCCTCGCCGATATGGCGACGGCGCTGCAGGCGTCACGAACGTTGTTGTGGCGCGCGGCGTCCGCCCTCGACGAGAACCATCCGGAGAAGGTCGAGCTGTGCGCGATGGCCAAGCGCTATGTCACAGATTCCTGCTTTGATGTGGCCGATCAGGCGCTGCAGTTGCACGGCGGCTACGGCTATCTACGCGAGTACGGGCTCGAGAAGATCGTCCGCGATCTACGGGTGCATCGAATCCTCGAGGGCACCAACGAAATCATGCGTGTGGTCATCGGCCGGGCCGAAGCGGCCCGGGCCCGCGCGTCTTAA
- a CDS encoding CoA-acylating methylmalonate-semialdehyde dehydrogenase: MTTQIPHFINGKRAAGQSTRLADVMNPSTGEVQAKVPMASRADVDEAVAGAAAAQKEWAPWNPQRRARVMMRFIDLVNQNVEELAELLSLEHGKTIADSKGDIQRGIEVIEFAIGIPHLIKGEYTEGAGTGIDVYSLRQPLGVVAGITPFNFPAMIPLWKAGPALACGNAFILKPSERDPSVPVRLAELFLQAGLPPGVFQVVHGDKEAVDAILEHPVIQAVGFVGSSDIAQYIYSGAAANGKRAQCFGGAKNHMIVMPDADMDNAVDALIGAGYGSAGERCMAISVAVPVGEQTADRLRARLIERVNGLRVGHSLDPKADYGPLVTEAALARVKDYIQQGVDAGAEAVVDGRERTSDELTFDEADLSKGYFIGPTLFDHVTPDMSIYTDEIFGPVLCIVRANDYEEALALPSEHEYGNGVAIFTRDGDTARDFVSRVQVGMVGVNVPIPVPVAYHTFGGWKRSGFGDLNQHGPSSIMFYTKTKTVTQRWPAGSHGAEFVIPTMK; encoded by the coding sequence ATGACCACACAGATTCCGCATTTCATCAACGGCAAGCGCGCGGCCGGCCAATCCACCCGTCTGGCCGACGTCATGAATCCCAGCACCGGAGAGGTGCAGGCCAAGGTGCCGATGGCCTCGCGGGCCGACGTGGACGAGGCCGTCGCCGGGGCCGCCGCCGCGCAGAAGGAATGGGCCCCATGGAACCCCCAGCGCCGCGCCCGCGTGATGATGAGGTTCATCGACCTCGTCAACCAGAATGTAGAAGAGTTGGCCGAACTCCTCAGTCTGGAACACGGCAAGACCATCGCCGACTCCAAAGGTGACATCCAGCGTGGCATCGAGGTCATCGAGTTCGCGATCGGCATCCCGCACCTCATCAAGGGCGAGTACACCGAGGGCGCGGGCACCGGCATCGACGTGTACTCGCTGCGGCAGCCGCTCGGCGTGGTCGCCGGCATCACCCCGTTCAACTTCCCCGCGATGATCCCGCTGTGGAAGGCCGGTCCCGCGCTCGCATGCGGAAATGCGTTCATCCTCAAGCCCAGTGAGCGTGACCCGTCGGTGCCGGTCCGGCTGGCCGAGCTGTTCCTGCAGGCCGGTCTGCCGCCGGGCGTGTTCCAGGTGGTGCACGGCGACAAGGAAGCCGTCGACGCGATCCTCGAGCACCCCGTGATCCAGGCCGTCGGCTTCGTCGGCAGCTCCGACATCGCGCAGTACATCTACTCCGGTGCCGCCGCCAACGGTAAACGGGCGCAGTGCTTCGGCGGCGCGAAGAACCACATGATCGTGATGCCCGATGCCGATATGGACAACGCCGTCGACGCGCTCATCGGCGCAGGCTACGGCAGCGCGGGCGAACGCTGCATGGCGATCAGCGTCGCGGTGCCTGTCGGTGAGCAGACCGCAGACCGGTTGCGCGCCAGGCTGATCGAGCGGGTCAACGGCCTGCGCGTCGGCCACAGCCTCGACCCGAAAGCCGACTACGGCCCGCTGGTCACCGAGGCCGCGCTGGCCCGCGTCAAGGACTACATCCAGCAGGGTGTGGACGCCGGCGCCGAGGCCGTCGTCGACGGCCGCGAACGCACGAGCGACGAGCTGACTTTCGACGAGGCTGACCTGTCGAAGGGTTACTTCATCGGCCCGACCTTGTTCGACCACGTCACCCCCGACATGTCGATCTATACCGACGAGATCTTCGGACCCGTGCTGTGCATCGTGCGTGCCAACGACTACGAGGAGGCGCTGGCGCTTCCGTCCGAGCATGAATACGGCAACGGAGTCGCGATTTTCACCCGTGACGGCGACACCGCACGGGACTTCGTGTCGCGGGTGCAGGTCGGCATGGTCGGTGTCAACGTGCCGATTCCCGTCCCGGTCGCCTATCACACGTTCGGCGGCTGGAAGCGCTCCGGATTCGGCGATCTCAACCAGCACGGTCCCTCGTCGATCATGTTCTACACGAAGACCAAGACGGTGACGCAGCGCTGGCCCGCGGGCAGCCACGGCGCGGAGTTCGTCATCCCGACCATGAAATAG
- the mmsB gene encoding 3-hydroxyisobutyrate dehydrogenase: protein MSTIAFLGLGHMGGPMATNLVAAGHTVHGFDPVAALKDAAAENGAQVFDSVAAAASGVDVVITSLPNGDIVKAVYADALSAAPEGTLFIDTSTISVDDARTINKQAADHGHAQLDAPVSGGVKGAVAGTLAFMVGGDEAAVERARPVLEPLAGKIIHCGGSGTGQAAKLCNNMVLAVQQIAAGEAFVLAEKLGLSAQSLFDVITGATGNCWAIHTNCPVPGPVPTSPANNDFKPGFATALMHKDIGLAMDAVKSTGSTAPLGTHAAEIYAQFIATNGINADKDFSAVIEMIRKGQA from the coding sequence ATGTCGACGATCGCGTTCCTCGGGCTGGGCCACATGGGCGGTCCGATGGCGACCAACCTCGTCGCCGCGGGCCACACCGTCCACGGATTCGATCCAGTTGCCGCGTTGAAGGATGCCGCCGCCGAGAACGGTGCACAGGTCTTCGACAGCGTCGCCGCGGCGGCGTCGGGAGTCGACGTGGTGATCACCTCGCTGCCCAACGGCGACATCGTGAAGGCGGTGTACGCCGACGCGCTGTCGGCGGCGCCCGAAGGCACGCTGTTCATCGACACGTCGACCATCTCGGTCGACGATGCACGCACCATCAACAAGCAGGCCGCCGATCACGGGCATGCCCAGCTCGACGCGCCGGTGTCGGGCGGGGTGAAGGGTGCGGTCGCCGGCACGCTGGCCTTCATGGTCGGTGGCGACGAAGCCGCGGTCGAGCGGGCACGGCCAGTACTGGAACCGTTGGCGGGCAAAATCATTCACTGCGGCGGCTCGGGCACCGGGCAGGCCGCCAAACTGTGCAACAACATGGTGCTGGCCGTGCAGCAGATCGCCGCAGGCGAAGCTTTTGTGCTCGCCGAAAAGCTGGGTTTGTCCGCCCAGTCCCTGTTCGACGTGATCACCGGCGCGACAGGCAACTGTTGGGCGATCCACACGAACTGCCCGGTGCCGGGACCGGTTCCGACCTCACCGGCCAACAACGATTTCAAGCCGGGCTTCGCGACCGCGTTGATGCACAAGGACATCGGCCTCGCGATGGACGCGGTCAAGTCGACGGGTTCGACGGCTCCGCTGGGCACTCACGCCGCCGAGATCTACGCTCAGTTCATTGCGACCAACGGTATCAACGCCGACAAGGACTTCAGCGCGGTCATCGAAATGATCCGCAAGGGTCAGGCCTGA
- the rfbC gene encoding dTDP-4-dehydrorhamnose 3,5-epimerase — MTFRELTVPGAWEITPRIHGDSRGAFFEWFTDAEFTALAGHRFDLRQANCSISAAGTLRGLHFAQLPPSQAKYVGCPRGKVLDVVVDIRVGSPTFGQWDSVVLDDTDRRSIYISEGLGHAFFALEDNSTVVYLCSAAYNPEREHTVNVLDPALGITWPHVDGGPILSDRDRAAPSLADAQAAGLLPTWEQTRVFAEELRRR; from the coding sequence ATTCACGGGGCGCATTCTTCGAGTGGTTCACCGACGCCGAGTTCACCGCGCTGGCCGGGCACCGGTTCGACCTACGTCAGGCCAACTGCTCGATATCGGCCGCGGGGACGCTGCGCGGGCTGCACTTCGCCCAGCTGCCACCCAGTCAGGCCAAGTACGTCGGATGCCCGCGCGGCAAGGTGCTCGACGTGGTCGTCGACATCAGGGTCGGATCGCCGACGTTCGGACAGTGGGATTCGGTGGTCCTCGACGACACCGACCGGCGATCCATTTACATCTCCGAGGGCCTCGGGCACGCTTTCTTTGCGCTGGAGGACAACTCGACGGTCGTGTACCTGTGCTCCGCGGCCTACAACCCCGAGCGGGAGCACACCGTCAACGTGCTCGATCCCGCGCTGGGTATCACGTGGCCTCACGTCGACGGTGGGCCGATTCTGTCTGACCGGGACCGCGCGGCACCGTCGCTGGCCGACGCCCAGGCCGCCGGACTGCTGCCGACGTGGGAGCAGACACGCGTCTTCGCCGAGGAGTTGCGCCGCCGCTGA